From Micromonospora rifamycinica, a single genomic window includes:
- a CDS encoding TetR/AcrR family transcriptional regulator, whose translation MTAVGNGAQTTGRPTRLPRSARRKQLLAAAQEVFVAQGYHAAAMDDIAERAGVSKPVLYQHFPGKMDLYLALLDTHCDAIVAKVHDAMRGTQDNKERVGASVRAYFDFVDHESEAFRLVFESDLRNDPAVRQRVERVEQGCIAAITDTIISDTGVSRAHAELLASGLVGAAETAAQFWLAGGRQVPKAEAEALVAALSWRGIASFPLQGEST comes from the coding sequence GTGACCGCTGTGGGGAACGGTGCGCAGACTACCGGCCGGCCTACCCGGCTACCCCGTTCAGCACGCCGTAAGCAGCTACTCGCCGCAGCGCAGGAGGTGTTCGTAGCGCAGGGGTACCACGCCGCCGCGATGGACGACATCGCCGAGCGGGCCGGGGTTTCCAAGCCGGTGCTGTACCAGCACTTCCCCGGAAAGATGGATCTGTATCTGGCGCTGCTCGACACGCACTGTGACGCCATCGTCGCCAAGGTGCACGACGCGATGCGCGGAACCCAGGACAACAAGGAACGGGTCGGCGCATCGGTGCGGGCGTACTTCGACTTCGTCGACCACGAGAGCGAGGCGTTCCGGCTCGTCTTCGAATCCGACCTGCGCAACGACCCGGCGGTCCGGCAGCGGGTGGAGCGGGTGGAGCAGGGCTGCATCGCGGCGATCACCGACACCATCATCTCGGACACCGGGGTCAGCCGGGCGCACGCCGAGCTGCTCGCCTCCGGTCTGGTCGGGGCGGCCGAGACCGCCGCCCAGTTCTGGCTGGCCGGTGGCCGGCAGGTGCCGAAGGCCGAGGCGGAGGCGCTGGTCGCGGCGCTGTCCTGGCGGGGCATCGCGAGCTTCCCGCTCCAGGGTGAGTCGACCTGA
- a CDS encoding alpha/beta fold hydrolase: MKRAALWPEEHLPPHRLPPPWPGRAVRLDGTLTYVRDTPATGPDAEPALYVHGLGGSSQNWTDLAGLLAGRLDGQAIDLPGFGRSEPGLSYTIPAFADRVVRWIEHSGRGPVHLFGNSLGGAVSVYVAGRRPDLVRTLTLISPALPFLNFGRSLQGRMLPLLAIPRGERLAAWRLAQLAPEVMAQQAMEACVADLSRISEQRRQEALEEIRVRYEATHYAAAYVRTFRGLVASFLRSYLPGPGSLWRIAAAIRAPTLVVGGMKDRLVDVRVAPQTARIIPDSRLMMLAGVGHVAQLEVPRTVARAVLHLLAEVADAPRSGGDAELRPDVAS; the protein is encoded by the coding sequence ATGAAGCGCGCCGCCCTCTGGCCCGAGGAGCACCTGCCCCCGCACCGGCTGCCCCCACCCTGGCCCGGCCGGGCGGTACGGCTCGACGGCACGCTCACCTACGTGCGGGACACCCCGGCCACCGGGCCGGACGCGGAACCCGCGCTGTACGTGCACGGGTTGGGCGGCTCGTCACAGAACTGGACGGACCTCGCCGGCCTGCTCGCCGGCCGCCTCGACGGCCAGGCGATCGACCTGCCCGGCTTCGGTCGCAGCGAGCCGGGGCTGAGCTACACCATCCCGGCGTTCGCCGACCGGGTGGTGCGCTGGATCGAGCACTCCGGCCGGGGGCCGGTGCACCTGTTCGGCAACTCGTTGGGCGGGGCGGTCTCGGTGTACGTCGCCGGTCGCCGGCCGGACCTGGTGCGTACCCTGACCCTGATCTCGCCGGCCCTGCCGTTTTTGAACTTCGGCCGCTCGTTGCAGGGGCGGATGCTGCCGCTGCTGGCCATTCCGCGCGGGGAGCGGCTGGCCGCCTGGCGGCTGGCCCAGCTCGCCCCGGAGGTGATGGCACAGCAGGCGATGGAGGCGTGCGTGGCCGACCTCAGCCGGATCAGCGAGCAGCGCCGGCAGGAGGCGCTGGAGGAGATCCGGGTCCGTTACGAGGCGACCCACTACGCCGCCGCCTACGTGCGGACGTTCCGGGGGCTGGTGGCCAGTTTCCTGCGGTCGTACCTGCCGGGGCCGGGGTCGCTGTGGCGGATCGCCGCCGCGATCCGGGCGCCCACGCTGGTGGTGGGGGGCATGAAGGACCGGCTGGTGGACGTCCGGGTGGCCCCGCAGACGGCCCGGATCATCCCGGACAGCCGGTTGATGATGCTGGCCGGCGTCGGGCACGTGGCGCAGCTGGAGGTGCCGCGTACGGTGGCCCGCGCCGTGCTGCACCTGCTCGCCGAGGTGGCGGACGCGCCGCGGTCCGGCGGTGACGCGGAGTTGCGGCCCGACGTGGCAAGCTGA
- a CDS encoding DUF3107 domain-containing protein — protein sequence MEVKIGVQYAPRELVLESAQSPAEIEQIVTDAFATAEGTLSLTDEKGRRVIVPVGKVAYVEIAEASPRAVGFTVR from the coding sequence GTGGAGGTCAAGATCGGCGTGCAGTACGCGCCGCGCGAGCTGGTTCTGGAGAGCGCGCAGTCGCCGGCCGAGATCGAGCAGATCGTGACCGACGCCTTCGCCACGGCCGAGGGGACGCTGTCCCTGACCGACGAGAAGGGTCGACGGGTGATCGTGCCGGTCGGCAAGGTCGCCTACGTCGAGATCGCCGAGGCGTCCCCCCGCGCGGTCGGTTTCACCGTTCGCTGA
- a CDS encoding DEAD/DEAH box helicase, whose product MSEQILDQLEGQELVPTAPVRPEAPTFAALGARPETVEALATAGITRAFAIQEYAIPIALRGTDMIGQAPTGTGKTLGFGVPLLERVLAPGEGSDGVPQALVVVPTRELGIQVAKDLAAAGRTRGVRVLPIYGGVAYEPQIDALRKGVEILVGTPGRLMDLQKQKHLRLDRVRALVLDEADRMLDLGFLDDVEKILAMLPEDRQTMLFSATMPDPIVTLSRRFLRRPVTIHAGHTAETGPSPQTQQLAYRTHSMNKIEIVARILQAEGRGLTMIFTRTKRAADRVAEDLDFRGFAVAAVHGDLGQGARERALRAFRAGKIDTLVATDVAARGIDVSGVTHVINYDCPEDQDTYTHRIGRTGRAGATGVAVTFVDWDDMPRWRIIDKTLGLDMPEPPETYHTSPHLYTDLDISPEMTGTLPTAERTRAGLSAEVEEDLGGRSGRGEGGGRGSRRGEGRGRGDSGGRGTGGGRGERRRGRPGTDAPDAPSAAVETAEEGTRTPRHRRRRRAGEVVAGESTTVTGGESTGTTTGTTGTTTGTASTTTGTTGTTTGTTGTATSAAGPAIEGESTRPRRRRRRRGGGSGTDTPAEATAD is encoded by the coding sequence ATGAGCGAACAGATTCTCGATCAGTTGGAGGGCCAGGAACTGGTCCCCACCGCCCCGGTCCGTCCGGAGGCCCCCACCTTCGCCGCGCTGGGCGCGCGGCCCGAAACCGTCGAGGCCCTGGCCACAGCGGGTATCACCCGTGCCTTCGCGATCCAGGAGTACGCCATCCCGATCGCGCTTCGGGGCACCGACATGATCGGCCAGGCGCCGACCGGCACCGGCAAGACGCTCGGCTTCGGCGTGCCGCTGCTGGAGCGGGTGCTGGCACCGGGCGAGGGCAGCGACGGCGTGCCGCAGGCACTGGTCGTCGTCCCCACCCGTGAGCTGGGCATCCAGGTGGCCAAGGACCTCGCCGCCGCCGGCCGCACCCGGGGCGTACGGGTGCTGCCGATCTACGGAGGGGTGGCGTACGAGCCGCAGATCGACGCGCTGCGCAAGGGCGTGGAGATCCTGGTCGGCACCCCGGGCCGGCTGATGGACCTGCAGAAGCAGAAGCACCTGCGGCTGGACCGGGTCCGCGCGCTGGTGCTCGACGAGGCCGACCGGATGCTCGACCTGGGCTTCCTCGACGACGTCGAGAAGATCCTGGCGATGCTGCCGGAGGACCGGCAGACCATGCTCTTCTCGGCCACCATGCCGGACCCGATCGTCACCCTCTCCCGGCGGTTCCTGCGCCGACCGGTGACGATCCACGCCGGGCACACCGCCGAGACCGGCCCGTCGCCGCAGACCCAGCAGCTGGCGTACCGCACCCACTCGATGAACAAGATCGAGATCGTGGCGCGGATCCTCCAGGCCGAGGGACGCGGGCTCACCATGATCTTCACCCGCACCAAGCGGGCCGCCGACCGGGTCGCCGAGGATCTCGACTTCCGGGGCTTCGCGGTGGCCGCCGTGCACGGTGACCTGGGTCAGGGCGCGCGGGAGCGGGCGCTGCGCGCGTTCCGGGCCGGCAAGATCGACACCCTGGTCGCCACCGACGTGGCCGCCCGGGGCATCGACGTCAGCGGCGTCACCCACGTCATCAACTACGACTGCCCCGAGGACCAGGACACCTACACCCACCGGATCGGCCGTACCGGCCGGGCCGGGGCGACCGGTGTCGCGGTCACCTTCGTCGACTGGGACGACATGCCCCGCTGGCGGATCATCGACAAGACGCTCGGCCTGGACATGCCCGAGCCGCCGGAGACGTACCACACCTCCCCGCACCTCTACACCGACCTGGACATCTCGCCCGAGATGACGGGCACCCTGCCGACCGCCGAGCGGACCCGCGCCGGGCTCTCCGCCGAGGTCGAGGAGGACCTGGGTGGCCGGTCCGGCCGGGGTGAGGGCGGTGGCCGGGGCTCCCGGCGCGGCGAGGGCCGCGGTCGTGGCGACAGCGGCGGCCGGGGCACCGGCGGCGGTCGGGGCGAGCGGCGTCGGGGTCGCCCCGGCACCGACGCGCCGGATGCCCCCTCCGCAGCCGTGGAGACGGCCGAGGAGGGCACCCGCACCCCGCGTCACCGGCGTCGTCGCCGGGCCGGCGAGGTGGTCGCGGGCGAGTCGACCACGGTGACCGGCGGGGAGTCCACCGGCACGACCACCGGCACCACCGGCACGACCACCGGCACCGCCAGCACGACGACCGGCACCACCGGCACGACCACCGGCACCACCGGCACGGCCACCTCGGCCGCAGGGCCGGCCATCGAGGGCGAGTCGACCCGGCCCCGTCGCCGTCGGCGTCGCCGTGGCGGCGGTTCCGGCACGGACACGCCGGCCGAGGCCACCGCCGACTGA